Proteins from one Chloroflexota bacterium genomic window:
- a CDS encoding carbon-nitrogen hydrolase family protein: protein MNLTAVVAQFLVSFSIQQNLISIQNVLKETQPGELVIFPEGSVSGYSDDLAFLDEIDLCELETALDHLKTEARCRKISLWVGACYQKDGHWFNAAWGFNPDGQSYVYHKINLATHERGTFTAGTDLPVFKINMPNGVVTLGVQLCRELRFPEQWGWLARNGAQVILHLNNAIGKLHERTIWQSHLVSRAAETQRFVISANNVASEQTSPTVAIAPNGQVLSELPSDQPTFMRVNLDLSQVSNWYLNQCRTDIVEICATRRMTNANL from the coding sequence ATGAACCTCACTGCGGTGGTGGCGCAATTTCTGGTTTCATTTTCGATTCAACAAAACCTGATATCTATTCAGAATGTTCTCAAAGAGACGCAGCCAGGAGAATTAGTGATTTTTCCTGAAGGGTCTGTTTCTGGTTACTCTGATGACTTGGCTTTTCTTGACGAGATTGACCTGTGCGAATTAGAAACAGCTTTAGACCATCTCAAAACAGAAGCGCGTTGCCGAAAAATTTCCTTGTGGGTAGGAGCGTGCTATCAGAAGGATGGTCATTGGTTCAACGCGGCTTGGGGGTTTAATCCTGATGGGCAAAGCTATGTGTATCACAAAATTAACTTGGCAACACATGAACGTGGCACGTTCACAGCAGGAACAGATTTACCTGTATTCAAAATAAATATGCCAAATGGTGTGGTTACACTTGGCGTTCAGCTCTGTCGTGAACTACGGTTTCCTGAACAGTGGGGATGGTTAGCACGAAATGGAGCGCAAGTTATTCTTCATCTCAACAATGCAATTGGCAAGTTGCACGAGCGGACTATTTGGCAAAGTCATCTTGTCAGTCGAGCAGCGGAAACACAAAGGTTTGTGATTAGCGCGAACAACGTTGCTTCTGAACAGACAAGCCCCACAGTTGCCATCGCGCCGAATGGTCAAGTGCTGAGCGAGTTACCATCCGACCAGCCGACATTTATGCGCGTCAATCTTGATTTATCGCAGGTTTCCAATTGGTATCTCAATCAATGCAGAACAGACATTGTTGAAATCTGCGCTACCCGAAGAATGACGAATGCCAATCTTTGA